CTTGGGCGAGGATTTCAGCGTCGATGCCCATTTCTTCGGTGTAGGGGGTCAAATATTGACTATCAGAGCGATCTTTAGCGGTCATAGCTACGGTTTGATCGCTGTCAACTTCGGCGATTGTGTTATCCTGCACCCATTGGTCGTAATCCCCTTGGGAGTGAACCACAAAGCTAGATTTCATGCCGCCGTGATAGGCCCCGCAAAGTTCCGCACAAATGATCGGATATTGACCAATTTGGTTGGATGTGAACGATAACACCGTTTCCTGTCCGGGGATAACGTCCTGTTTTAGACGCAATTGGGGAACCCAGAAAGCATGGATCACATCCCCCGCTTCCATATTCAGTTGCACGGGGCGATTGACGGGGGCGTGCAGTTCCCCGGAAACAATGCCAGTTTCGGGATAGGTGAAGATCCAAGCGTATTGAATGCCTTTAACATTGACCACTAGGGGGGGAACTCCTTCACCATCGTAGGAATTGCCGATACCTAGGGCTACTCTGCGATCGCCGCCCAGGGCCATCATCGTGCCGTGGTGATGACCGTGGTGGGCGATTTCTCCTTTGCCACCCTTGGAAATCAAGGGATCGAGACCGCCGATATTGTTATAAATCTCGAAGCTATAGACGGCAAGGATAAAAACGATTACCGTCGGGATGGCTGTCCAGAAGATTTCTAGGGGGACATTGCCCTCCACTGCCGGCCCGTCGGTTTGATCCCCCGGTTTGCGGCGAAAGCGAATCACTATATAGATAATCACGCCTTCAACTATTAAAAATAGTCCCGTGGCGATGGTCATCATCAGATTAAAGATATTATCTATCTCCTGAGCATCTTCGGAAGCGGCCACGGGCATTAAGCCATGATTTTGGCCATACCAGAGACTAATTAAGGTTAAGGTGATCCCGAGTACGAGCGTCAGGATACTGCTGGGAATTTTCACGGTCTTTTCAATATTTTTAATAGTGGCTACTTATTCAAGGCTAAAACATGATTCCCGTATAGATGGGAAATTTAACCAGCATCTTCTGAGAATTTTATCTTTTCTTTGGGATCGTTTTCAGGGAAAGTATTTAAAATAACTAATTTTTATGTTTTATTCTGAGTTTATGTAAACAAATGTAACGGAAATGGCCAGAAATCTAAAGAATATCTAAAAGGTTTTACCTGTCGTAAAAAAACTCATTCACAGTGATAAGTAACTGGCAAACAAAGCCATGATCTTTGATGACAGACTCCTTGAGAACAGGCAAACCGATGACCGAATCTGTTTTTAACCCGACACCCCTAAGAGAAACTGGCAATATTCAGGTGTGGATGCGCCGCTTAGTCTGGAAAATTGCGATCGCTACTTTCGCCCTCATGGTGGTGGGTGCTGCCACCAGAGTTATGAACGCCGGTTTAGCTTGTCCCGATTGGCCCCTCTGTTACGGTCAATGGATTCCTAGTCAGCAGATGAATCTACAGGTATTTCTGGAGTGGTTTCATCGTCTCGATGCCTCTTTGATCGGGTTTAGTACGATCGCTCTCGTCGGTCTGTCTTGGTGGTACCGTCGCCATCTTCCCCCTTGGCTGTTGCCCTCGGCGATCGCCGCCTTGGCTTTAATTCTCCTGCAAGGAGTGCTGGGAGGATTAACCGTCACCCAATTACTGCGATTTGACATCGTAACGGCCCATTTAGCCACAGCTTTGCTCTTTTTCTCCACCCTAATCGTCATTGCTATCGGTCTGACTCCCTACCGTGGCACAGGTACGATAGGAAAACTAACTGGGATGGGAATGGTCGCCACCAGTCTAGTTTATCTGCAATGTCTCCTCGGCGGTCTCGTCGGTTCCCGTTGGGCGGCCCATCAGTGTTTAACGGTTTCCCAACTCTGCACGGTGATGAATAGCCACATTATCGGGGTTTTTCCCGCCACTATCTCGGTTTTAACCCTAGTTTTCTTCGCTTGGCGAACTGCCGCTATCCATCCTCTCCTCAAAAAACTAGCTTTTAGCGCCGGGGGATTAGTCGCCCTACAGGTATTTTTGGGCGTTGCCACCCTGAAACTGCATCTACAGGTGGAACCCTTAACCATTACCCACCACAGCATCGGTGCGCTATTGGTGGGAACCCTCGTCGCTTTTACCACTTTCGCCCTTCGCGATCGTTCTTTCGCCCCTAAGTAACTAGACACAATTAATTGCACATATCTAACCACCTCTTGCCGTTCGGCTGAGCTCACGGCCGAAGCCTTTTGCCTCTTGCCTTTTGCCCATCCTAACCAAGAAGTTAATTTTGTCCCATTACTTATAAGCCATCTCTAAGGATTTAACCACGATGACTGGAACTCAAGCCCTTCGCCACCACGATAATTTTTTACAAGTCGCTAAAAGTTATTATCAACTCACCAAACCCCGAATTATTCCTCTACTGCTGATTACCACGGCTGCTTCTATGGAAATCGCCTCTAAAGGTCAGGTTTCCCCCCTCTTACTCTTTCTTACCCTCCTCGGTGGCACTCTCGCCGCCGCCGCCGCTCAAACCTTAAACTGCATCTATGATCGCGACATCGATCACACCATGCTTCGCACCCGCGCCCGTCCTATTCCCTCCGGTCGCGTGCAACCCCTCCACGCCCTCATTTTTGCCCTCGTTTTAGCCTCCCTTTCCCTAGCACTTTTTGTCTTTTTTGTCAATACTTTGAGCGGATTTTTAGCAATGACCGGTATCGCATTTTATATGCTGATTTATACCCATCTGCTCAAGCGTCATAGTGTCCAAAATATTGTTATCGGTGGCGCAGCTGGCTCGATTCCTCCCCTCGTCGGTTGGGCGGCAGTAACGGGCGATCTCGGTTGGATTCCTTGGATTTTATTCGCAATTATTTTCCTTTGGACTCCTCCCCATTTTTGGGCTTTGGCTTTAATGATCAAGGATGATTATGCAGAAGTGGATATCCCGATGATGCCCGTAGTTAAAGGGGAAGAAGCCACTAGCGAGCAGATTTGGCTCTATACTTTAATCGTTGTTCCTTTCACTTTCCTCCTGATTTATCCCTTGGCTGCCTGTGGTGTGGTTTATGGTGTAGCGGCTTTAATTTTAGGGTTTGTTTTCCTGAAAAAAGCTTGGCGATTAAAACAGAATCCTTTCGATCGGGACATGGCTCGATCGCTGTTTAAATATTCCATTCTTTACATGATGTTATTATGTACAGCTATGGTGATCGATAGTTTACCCATGACCTCTCGTCTCCTCGCTACAATTGCCAGTTTATTCTCCTGTAGTTAATCTCAGTTTTGAATCAGTTATCAGTTATCAGTTATCAGTAAACAGTTATCAGTGAACTGATAACTGAAAAACCCTATCTCCCCAATTCCCGACTACTGATTG
This portion of the Microcystis aeruginosa NIES-2549 genome encodes:
- a CDS encoding heme o synthase; this encodes MTGTQALRHHDNFLQVAKSYYQLTKPRIIPLLLITTAASMEIASKGQVSPLLLFLTLLGGTLAAAAAQTLNCIYDRDIDHTMLRTRARPIPSGRVQPLHALIFALVLASLSLALFVFFVNTLSGFLAMTGIAFYMLIYTHLLKRHSVQNIVIGGAAGSIPPLVGWAAVTGDLGWIPWILFAIIFLWTPPHFWALALMIKDDYAEVDIPMMPVVKGEEATSEQIWLYTLIVVPFTFLLIYPLAACGVVYGVAALILGFVFLKKAWRLKQNPFDRDMARSLFKYSILYMMLLCTAMVIDSLPMTSRLLATIASLFSCS
- a CDS encoding cytochrome c oxidase subunit II, giving the protein MKIPSSILTLVLGITLTLISLWYGQNHGLMPVAASEDAQEIDNIFNLMMTIATGLFLIVEGVIIYIVIRFRRKPGDQTDGPAVEGNVPLEIFWTAIPTVIVFILAVYSFEIYNNIGGLDPLISKGGKGEIAHHGHHHGTMMALGGDRRVALGIGNSYDGEGVPPLVVNVKGIQYAWIFTYPETGIVSGELHAPVNRPVQLNMEAGDVIHAFWVPQLRLKQDVIPGQETVLSFTSNQIGQYPIICAELCGAYHGGMKSSFVVHSQGDYDQWVQDNTIAEVDSDQTVAMTAKDRSDSQYLTPYTEEMGIDAEILAQVAHQQQM
- a CDS encoding COX15/CtaA family protein, with the translated sequence MTESVFNPTPLRETGNIQVWMRRLVWKIAIATFALMVVGAATRVMNAGLACPDWPLCYGQWIPSQQMNLQVFLEWFHRLDASLIGFSTIALVGLSWWYRRHLPPWLLPSAIAALALILLQGVLGGLTVTQLLRFDIVTAHLATALLFFSTLIVIAIGLTPYRGTGTIGKLTGMGMVATSLVYLQCLLGGLVGSRWAAHQCLTVSQLCTVMNSHIIGVFPATISVLTLVFFAWRTAAIHPLLKKLAFSAGGLVALQVFLGVATLKLHLQVEPLTITHHSIGALLVGTLVAFTTFALRDRSFAPK